From the Bos javanicus breed banteng chromosome 7, ARS-OSU_banteng_1.0, whole genome shotgun sequence genome, the window GGGCCTCGGGCCCACCATGTCGAGCCTCAGCAGTGGCCCCCAGGACaccggcggcagcagcagcagcagcagcaatggcagcAGTGGCAGTGGCCCAAAGGCAGGAGTGGCAGACAAGAGTGCGGCGGTGGCCTCTGCTGCGCCAACCTCGGTGGCGGATGACACCCCACCCCCCGAGCGGCGGAACAAGAGCGGCATCATCAGTGAACCCCTCAACAAGAGCCTGCGCCGCTCCCGCCCCCTCTCCCACTACTCTTCGTTTGGGGGCAGCGGCGGCAGTGGCGGTGGCAGCATGATGGGCGGGGAGTCAGCTGAAAAGGCGGCCGCAGCCGCCGCCTCCCTGTTGGCCAACGGGCACGACCTGGCAGCGGCCATGGCTGTGGACAAAAGCAACTCTACCTCAAAGCACAAAAGCAGTGCTGTGGCCAGCCTGCTGAGCAAGGCGGAGCGCGCCACGGAGCTGGCGGCCGAGGGACAGCTGACGCTGCAGCAGTTTGCGCAGTCCACGGAGATGCTGAAGCGCGTGGTGCAGGAGCACCTACCGCTGATGAGCGAAGCGGGCGCCGGCCTGCCCGACATGGAGGCTGTGGCGGGTGCCGAAGCCCTCAACGGCCAGTCCGACTTCCCCTACCTGGGCGCCTTTCCCATCAACCCGGGCCTCTTCATCATGACCCCCGCGGGCGTGTTCCTGGCTGAGAGCGCGCTGCACATGGCCGGCCTGGCTGAGTACCCCATGCAGGGAGAGCTGGCCTCCGCCATCAGCTCAGGCAAGAAGAAGCGGAAACGCTGTGGCATGTGTGCGCCCTGCCGGCGGCGCATCAACTGTGAGCAGTGCAGCAGTTGTAGGAACCGAAAGACTGGCC encodes:
- the CXXC5 gene encoding CXXC-type zinc finger protein 5 isoform X1, which gives rise to MSSLSSGPQDTGGSSSSSSNGSSGSGPKAGVADKSAAVASAAPTSVADDTPPPERRNKSGIISEPLNKSLRRSRPLSHYSSFGGSGGSGGGSMMGGESAEKAAAAAASLLANGHDLAAAMAVDKSNSTSKHKSSAVASLLSKAERATELAAEGQLTLQQFAQSTEMLKRVVQEHLPLMSEAGAGLPDMEAVAGAEALNGQSDFPYLGAFPINPGLFIMTPAGVFLAESALHMAGLAEYPMQGELASAISSGKKKRKRCGMCAPCRRRINCEQCSSCRNRKTGHQICKFRKCEELKKKPSAALEKVMLPTGAAFRWFQ
- the CXXC5 gene encoding CXXC-type zinc finger protein 5 isoform X2, with the protein product MSSLSSGPQDTGGSSSSSSNGSSGSGPKAGVADKSAAVASAAPTSVADDTPPPERRNKSGIISEPLNKSLRRSRPLSHYSSFGGSGGSGGGSMMGGESAEKAAAAAASLLANGHDLAAAMAVDKSNSTSKHKSSAVASLLSKAERATELAAEGQLTLQQFAQSTEMLKRVVQEHLPLMSEAGAGLPDMEAVAGAEALNGQSDFPYLGAFPINPGLFIMTPAGVFLAESALHMAGLAEYPMQGELASAISSGKKKRKRCGMCAPCRRRINCEQCSSCRNRKTGHQICKFRKCEELKKKPSAALEVTAP